A window of Castanea sativa cultivar Marrone di Chiusa Pesio chromosome 8, ASM4071231v1 genomic DNA:
AtatgcatattaaaaaaaaaaatctacaagaAAATTTCACTTTAAAGCGGTTAAtagatcttttttctttattcattgtTCTATTTcctagtgaaaaaaaaaaaatacttctctGTTTTTACGTTTTCCATCTCTACGTGTTTTTCTATTTCACTGTAAAGCGGTTATCAAAGCAGAAACTCTCAGTATTTTTCTATCAAGTAACCTACCagtaatgaataaaaaaataaaaaaatctaccagcaatttttgaaaaagaaatcaagaaccCTAACTATCAAAATCACACCTGTTGTTTATATGAAGAGAGAAAATCTTCAATATCCTTCACATGGGTTTTGATTGGACTGCCATCTTCTCTTGATGCTGAGAATTTCACGGGTTGATCTTGATGGAGAGGACCACAATCTTGAATAGAGGGTATACGGGtaaaggggttttttttttttttttcctcaaaggaaagtgttttgATCCAATTGCTATTGTTTTTTTGAGTGGAATGGTGTTAGAGTAACAGCAGACACAGAGGTGGGTAACATTGGGTTAACAGATTAAAGCACAGGTAGGTAAAGTgccaatttttaaaccacaggtgggtaaagtatTTTTTGAGCAAACCACAAgcgggtaaagtgtaatttccccaaaaattaatccaatcacAGCTTGGAGCCAATAAAGTTTGTACTTTAGAAGTATTAGgtttttaagatttgattaaaaaGATAAGCTAGaatttgtatttgaatttaaaagtAGGCGAAACTACAATattagtccctcaagtttaccatgtgtgcgcaattggtccctTAAATTTCAACTGAGCACAATTGGTCCTTTAAGTTTATAAAATGAGTTGTAGTAGTCCTTTTACTAACTGCCGTTAGTGATGTTATTTACGTGGCTAATGGAGCAatgacttgacatttttttaaatgacatggcatttttcaaattaaaaaaattgcaataactAATTTTCACATCAGATTTTAGTGAACCGGTTAAAATcgaattttaaattataacccAATTACAAATTAAACTAAACCCATTTTATCATCTAATGCATGACAGCGCCAGGGAGAGAAAGGGGAAGGAGAGATTGACGCTAGCCTGTGGTGACGCCGCCTCCCTCTGACCCGCCGCCGGTGGAGACCCAAGCCCTAGCCACCGCCGGCGACAGCCTAAATGAATTTCGATTTGTGACCTGATCAAGTTGATTCATCATTGTATAGACCATGGTAAAGCCGACTATGAGCGCCATGAGCAAACTTTAGCCCAAGAAACAACTTAGACAGATCGACAGTCCATTCGTCAAATGGTTCCACAGCATTAACCCTTCCTCcaccatgatcaaaatacttTGCCCATGATGACTCCTTCCAATTCTTCAATTTATCATTGCCTTTCAAGGAAGCCAAGTGCCTAAGTGGGCTTGTATCTACCGTAGACTTCGAATTGGAGGCCTTAACTTCTTGAAAATCCCTATTCACAAACTTTCCCATGACCCCTTTTGCCTGTTCCCTTCTCCGAGGTAATGGAGCCATGAATCTCTTCCTCTCAAACCTCGCTTCCTTAAACACATCATTGAGCCTAGTTTTAGGTAGAGGGGACAAAGATCTCTGCTTGTTATAAATAGTAGTTGATTTCTCACTAGAAGAAGTTGCTCCAGGCCTTGATTTCAAACTTGAAATTCGTTCAGGCCGAATTGAAAATGGAACAGAGGCCAATCTTGAAGAGTCCGACCTATGACACACAGTATGAGAAAACTTTGCTCTCCTAATCTAGGAATTAGCCTcttcccccattttttttttctttgtcaaacAAGCACCTTCAAATCCTAAAAGACCTTATACACACAAAACCCTCTACTTTCTCCTCCTCTAAGCTGAGAAGAAGGGTCAAAAGCAATTGGGTGTGTACCCAGAAACAATTCTATATGGATTTCAAAGCTCCAGAAACCAAACTTCCTAAAACCCATCAACTACCATTGACATAATGACcaccaaaaatcaaatattttccTCTATGAGAATCAAAGCAACATTGAAATTCTAGAAGATCTGTCATAAATGAAACTTTCCCAGAACACGCTCTCATCTTCATCAGAACCAAGATCCCTTGATTCCCCATGTTGTATGGCCCGCCGGCGGTGGCTAGGGCTTGGGTCTCCACCGGCGGCGAGTCAGAGGGAGGCAGTGTCACGGCAGGCTAGCATCAATCTCTCCTTCCCCTTTCTCTCCTTAGCGCCGCCGTGCATTAGATGATAAAATGGGTTTAGTTTAATTTGTAACCgggttataatttaaaatttgatttcaacTGGGTCACTAAAATCTGATGTGGAAATTagttattgcaattttttaatttaaaaaatgctaTGTCATTTAAAAACATGCCAAGTCATTGctccgttagccacgtaagtAACATCACTAACTGCAGTTAGTAAAAAGACTAATACAACTCATTTTATAAACTTGAAGGACTAATTGTGCTTAGTTGAAACGtgagggaccaattgcgcacacagggtaaacttgagggactaattTTGTAGTTTCGCCTTAAAAGTAATTCAAAATGCATGGAGCCAATAGTTTTTGTATTGTGGTAGTAGtgggtttttcattttttttttttttttgagaaacagtaagttttcaaatttgattgaGAGGATGTGTTACAAATTTGTATTTGACTTATCAAAGAATTCCAAAAATGCTAGGAGTTAGTTTTGGTAAAGAGCCGTTTTTTTGTACTGTGTAATTGTAGATTTAgtattcctctctctctctctctctctctctctcacacacacacacacacacacacacaaattcttaaactctctaaaatacccCCATCTTTCAGttagataattttaaatttaataacacAAACTAACAAATGAACACTCTTGGTGTAATGGTCACTCCAgaaatataagtgcttgtggggtgtggggggcaagggccggggtttaaGTCCCTAGAAGGaaattttacacacatatacatttagattaggctagagtatgTTTCAAACTTTTATCAACTCTCACATGgagaaaaatcctaaaaattaaGACACTATCTCTATATTACTTTTAAACATCATTTcactaaacttaaaaaaaaaagcctcggCATACATTAAATGACATTCAATTAAAAAGTTAAGTTTATACCTTTAATAACCTTTTAATAAGGGAGACTAGACATTAAATGACATTCAATTAAAAAGTTaagtttttgaaacaaaaatagttaCAAAATATGTCTAATCATGCATTaacttaataaagaaaaaatgcattaacattttttaccatAATGGGTGGAAATCCTTCCAATAtatggaagttttttttttgatacaagatagaatttttactctagcttaatctaagtgtatatgtgtgtgaagcttcctcctagagacttgaacctcgacccttaccccccacaccccacaagcacttatacttgtggagtgaccaacGCACCAAAGGTGTGCGGTGATCAATATATGGAAGTttgaaaacaataataaaagaatGACAAATTTTAAAGGGCAAGTTTGAAAGCAAATACCCGAAcatacttaaaaattaaatttaaaaaaaaaaaaagacagagagAAGAGACCCGATCACCTTACCTTATACCCGAATATTTATGTTGGGTTAGTGTCCTTCCTACCAAACTTGATTTTTATCGGGTCAGAGTTCGGGTGGGCGTAAACCTGGCCTGAACCAACAGATCTCAGCCCAGACACAAATGCATTAGTCTTCTCTCAAACTCAAATTAGTGACAACTATTTCATGAGGCACGATCCTAACCGACTATTTTAGGCCTCAGAGTTTTTTCATATGATTCATCCAAACTCAAACATACATATTTATAAGAATCTTGTTGAAATTGTTGTTTCACAAGAGCATACATTCATAATACCCcaaacattattattttaatcttctAAAGCCCAGAAGGAGAACACTATTGTAGATGAATCTTCTTTATTACAATACACCATGGAAAAAAATAGCTAATcgtatttataacatttttcaccACCTTCATAAACAAAACATAGACCATTAGGTCTAAAAGCATATAAAGACTAGGATTGCATGTGTCATAAGCAGGACCGAACATCATGTGGTAGCTGAGTCTTCCCCCTTGCCATTTGAAATCGCAGGCGACTCGTATATCAGTAAGGATTTCCAATTTGTCACCATAGGCAATTTCACGTGTAGGCAATTTCACCCTGACGACTCACGTAATTATAGGTAGCAACTTTTGCAGCTTCTGTATTCATAGAGAAAGTAATGACAATTATAAACAGTGCAAGCAACAACAATGgtaaaaattttttattgaaaggaCTCATTTGTTTTTCTGTAAATGTATAATTGGTGGTGGGTGCAAAACAGAGTTGTTAACATGTTCTTTATTTATAGTGTGGCTGTAGATATGTAGTTTCATTTTGCTTTTAGAAAAAGGATAAAATATAGTTGACAACTGAAGTTTGGTTGGTATGTCAAATGCCTTGTAGCTGAATAAACATCTCCctatgcacaaagtgcttggggggaTCTAGCTAGGGAGGGAAGAGTTTACTGTATTTGACTTAATTAAGAAAACATGGCAATGCTTTTAATGTTTATTaagtcaaaaaaaatataatatttgtttACAAGTTAGGTAATGCAATatccaaaaactattttataacatttttcagATAGTCGATGTGACCAATTCTTACTAGTTCTTAGCCTAGAGTTCAAGCAGGGGCGACTTGATGCATTTAGGGGCCTAAGGTGaaaattgtttatattgttttagatgcaaaattactactaattaacatgtagaattttttctttttttagaaattttatagacacaaaaaatttgacaaaactttcaACACTTGTTGATGTGGTAGATTGATAGTAGTAAGTAAAAGAATGGGGTTAATGGTAGACTTAGatgaaaattagtaaaaatttgctaactcaactcttattattattttattttttagaagtgcaacattcacaatatttttcacaacaaatcctaagttttaagttgcttcttgttttctatttgaaaacaccactataactaattttttgccatcaataacAGGCTGTAACAACCTATTATTTAGCATTTGTTGTAAatgtgttgtgaaaaatattgtggacgtagcatttttctttcttttttgtttttttttcatttgataaaaaaatattattttatttattgattataaataacaCTATTGGTTGGTGTTAGCCCAAATTTTGGGGGGTGTTTACTTTATTTGACTTAATTAAGAAAACATGGCAATGATTTTAATGtttattaaggaaaaacaatatataatatCTGTTTACAAGTTGGGTAATGCTACatccagaaaatattttacaacatttttactgGTTTTCATTCGTGTCCACCACTAATATCACATTTTCACTTACTAATAACCGCTTAAGTCAATACTCATTtttcactaaaattttatttaagaatGGTAGCTTTGGAAATGTGTACCTATATTTTGCAATGGAATATTAAATGATATTCCCTCAAAAATTGGATTTTCTAAAATGCCTAAAAAATTGGGACAAATGGAGTAGAAtaagtataattttatatacaaatagCCCATAATAATTACTTATTAGTGATTATCAtacttatatatttaataatttagtaGAAAagcacaatcataataaatacctTTTGATTATTaccataattattatttaagtttcaatattaaaaaatcataattaatacATATTAATGACTATTGtaattgagtaatgctacaactacaaaatattttacaacatttttacaaattgttaattTGGCCAACTTCTTACCGGTTGTCATCTAAGCCCATgactaacatcatttttttcatttaccaataatcattcactacacaacagtttgtaaaaaaatttgtaaaaaaagtttgtatttatTGCATTACTCATTGTAATTATCATAATTAATATTTCATACACAAACAAAATTATAGTAAATTTAcattaataattatcataattataaAAGAGAAAGTTTTTATTAAACTTTCTTATGCATTGCACAGATTAAGGTCTCACAAATTCACAtgtcatatataaatatatattaattagcGGGTTATAATTTGTTTAACCAGTAAAtcttattgttgaataaaatatatctatcaataaatatattttaattaagttaaaattctattctatatttaaactcTCTATTAGATAATTGCCACGGTTTTAACTTATGGTGTCCGCTTTTGATGATTGTGCTCTTTATCAAtaaaccaaaacaccaattgttttttttttttaatagacgGGAATTGAATCTCAGatttcttatttaaccattagagactttaccagttgagctaattgaaacctATATAAGTAATTAAACTTAAATCAACTTGACTAAGTTAGATCTAAAAATTCAAGTGTCatatttttagtcattttaattcaaaaaattatttaattctGTTTGGATAAAGTTTTTGAACAATAATATTTATCAATTAAATCTTAAGTATATAATAAGATTTGAATTTATAACGTTTACTTCAtgatatttactttttatttttattttttttataataggaTAAAATTTCAAGAGTTTGAACACTAAATCTCTTATTAAACCACAATAAACTTTACTTGTTGAGTTCAATTAATTGGAAACTACAAGTAGAGTTTCATGATGTTTACTCTTTATCAAgaaagaaattgattttttatgtaaGCTTAATTTGAAACTAAGTCCCTTATTGAATGTCAAATGATTTTATCATTTAAGCTAATTAGAACTAATTTATGTAAAAACTAAAACCTACTAATTTAAGTTTGTTTCGgcattaatcattttttaaaatgacaatTTGTTTACTAcatagcaaaaaaagaagaatgaaaaatattgttttataaaaaagtattataaaaaatgttttataatttattttaataaaggtCTATGTGATATGCAATCAACATCAAaatcattatttatattttatcattaGCCACATTAGTTTTCCATCCACCACTTAACAACATAGACTATTTtaacacaatattaaaaaattaagaactaaaTTGATACATTTAAAACATTATGGATCATTCTGACATATTGGACAAAAATTAGGGACCAATAGGTAATTTACGCTatattttattgcaacaattaACAAGAATTTGACTTCTCATGATCCATAACGATATAAATTATCAATGTGTATAATGCAAGATAGTCAAAGGCCTTATAGCTTAATTGACACCTCCTTACACTTTATTTGTGTTAAGACATATTTTACTTGGAAACAATATAAATACTCCTCGCATTTATGATAAGAAATTTAAGTTGCGATTGTCCTTCTTTATTTGCATGCCAAAATTTGCACCAGGCATGTTGCTGTGTTATATACATAGATGTCAAAGCAATGACTCCTGAGCCATTTTGATTATAAATATACCATCTTTGACATTTCctttcactaattttttttaaattgatatagCCTTATGAGAGTCTTCAGGAGGAAGTTTCACGCAGATACACATAGATTAGGCTAAAATAGAATTCTAtctcaaagtaaaaaaaaaagttctagtGAAAATTTTTGCTGGACATAGTCATACATTCTAtcccaaatattttttcaataaggAACGCTATCATGagtgttgtaagtgcacaagtgcacctggccccaagaacagttacgggcccaggcccaatgagccttaaacaatatgaatttgtagagtgtgggcttgaaacccaggttagaaatatgtggggattaaatgacaaactgaGGATTgcgaatacttggaaacaataaggaatattgtaaattggcctcctcggacgtaagccgagagctgttcttatattatatccctttcttagtcttttctttctttttaggttacaaaaagtcctccCTTTTCTATTCCAggtttcttcttaaatactcctctt
This region includes:
- the LOC142606332 gene encoding uncharacterized protein LOC142606332 codes for the protein MGFRKFGFWSFEIHIELFLGTHPIAFDPSSQLRGGESRGSDSSRLASVPFSIRPERISSLKSRPGATSSSEKSTTIYNKQRSLSPLPKTRLNDVFKEARFERKRFMAPLPRRREQAKGVMGKFVNRDFQEVKASNSKSTVDTSPLRHLASLKGNDKLKNWKESSWAKYFDHGGGRVNAVEPFDEWTVDLSKLFLGLKFAHGAHSRLYHGLYNDEST